In Psychrobacter sp. P11G3, a single genomic region encodes these proteins:
- a CDS encoding membrane dipeptidase, with product MYQDHIVIDGLQYSHWDRDYFKMLQASGINAVHATLVYHEDARQTMTRFSEWHARFEQNSDLILPVYSVADIKTAKEQGKVGIFFGAQNCSPIDDEIGLISVMRRLGLLIMQLTYNNQSLLATGCYEKNDSGITRFGQQAIAEMNRVGMIIDMSHSAERSTLEAIEVSSRPICISHANPTTAHDALRNKSDTVISALTQAGGLLGFSLYPFHLPNGSACTLDDFCTMIANCADKYGVEHLAIGSDLCLNQPQAVLEWMRNGRWSKAMDYGEGNASNSGWPDTLPWFAGKDGMENIYNGLLKHGFNESDAGKVIGQNWFDFLEQGLKPLA from the coding sequence ATGTACCAAGACCATATCGTTATTGATGGATTACAGTATAGCCATTGGGATCGTGACTACTTTAAGATGCTACAAGCCAGTGGTATCAATGCAGTACACGCAACCTTGGTCTATCACGAAGACGCTCGCCAAACTATGACCCGCTTTAGCGAATGGCATGCACGCTTTGAGCAAAACTCAGATCTTATATTACCCGTGTACTCAGTGGCTGATATTAAAACGGCAAAAGAGCAAGGTAAAGTTGGCATCTTTTTTGGCGCGCAGAACTGCTCACCAATCGACGATGAAATTGGTTTGATTAGCGTGATGCGTCGTCTGGGTCTATTGATCATGCAGTTGACTTACAATAACCAGAGCTTACTAGCGACAGGGTGTTATGAGAAAAATGACAGTGGCATCACCCGATTTGGTCAGCAAGCCATCGCTGAGATGAATCGTGTTGGTATGATTATTGACATGTCACACAGCGCTGAGCGTTCAACGCTTGAGGCAATAGAAGTGTCATCGCGTCCGATATGTATCAGCCATGCTAATCCAACGACGGCTCATGATGCACTGCGTAATAAATCGGACACGGTCATTAGTGCCTTGACTCAAGCAGGCGGGTTGTTAGGGTTTAGCTTATACCCGTTTCATTTGCCAAATGGTAGCGCATGTACGCTTGATGACTTCTGCACCATGATTGCCAATTGCGCTGATAAGTATGGTGTGGAGCATTTAGCGATTGGCAGTGATTTATGTCTCAATCAACCACAAGCTGTACTTGAGTGGATGCGTAATGGTCGCTGGTCAAAAGCGATGGACTATGGCGAAGGCAATGCCAGTAATTCAGGTTGGCCAGATACTTTGCCATGGTTCGCTGGCAAAGACGGTATGGAAAATATCTATAACGGTCTGCTAAAGCACGGTTTTAACGAAAGTGATGCTGGAAAAGTCATCGGTCAAAACTGGTTCGATTTTTTAGAGCAAGGATTAAAGCCTTTGGCTTAA
- a CDS encoding aldehyde dehydrogenase family protein: MSAHTAQQILQQDPTKSLYINGEWQAGVNTVANINPSDITDTIGEFAQASSDQVKDAIAAARQAQPKWEATPLEKKQSILQAIGDEMIARCDELGTLLSLEEGKPFAEGRGEIYRAGQFFHYYAAEVLRQMGDTADSVRPGVKVEVTREAVGVVAIISPWNFPTATAVWKIAPALAFGNTVIWKPANLTPASAVALAEIIHRQGMPEGTFNLLLGGGSSVGDALINSTDIDAVSFTGSVPTGRKVAAATAPNFIRCQLEMGSKNALVIADDADLQVAIDAAVAGAFGGSGQKCTASSRLIVMDGIHDAFVEGVIAKMKTLKVGHALEDDIFMGPVVDDKQLASNMDWIEKAKQSGANLAFGGERLEMPHDGYYMSPTLFTETDNSWDINQEEVFAPLACVLRVKNLEEAIAMTNDTRFGLTGGIITQSLRSSAMFKEQVQAGCVMVNLATAGTDYHVPFGGRKQSSFGPREQGQYAKEFYTIVKTAYQKAY, from the coding sequence ATGTCAGCCCACACCGCCCAACAGATATTGCAACAAGACCCAACCAAATCACTTTACATCAATGGTGAATGGCAGGCAGGCGTAAATACCGTCGCCAATATTAACCCATCTGATATCACTGACACTATCGGTGAGTTCGCACAAGCGAGTAGCGATCAAGTCAAAGATGCCATCGCAGCAGCGCGTCAAGCCCAGCCAAAGTGGGAAGCGACTCCTTTAGAAAAAAAACAGTCTATCCTACAAGCGATTGGCGATGAAATGATTGCTCGCTGTGATGAGTTAGGTACGCTGTTGTCTCTGGAAGAAGGCAAGCCATTCGCAGAGGGTCGTGGTGAGATTTATCGTGCAGGTCAGTTCTTTCATTACTATGCGGCGGAAGTATTGCGCCAAATGGGTGATACGGCTGATTCAGTGCGTCCTGGTGTCAAAGTTGAAGTTACCCGTGAAGCAGTCGGTGTGGTCGCGATTATCTCACCTTGGAACTTCCCAACGGCGACCGCTGTATGGAAAATCGCGCCAGCTTTGGCCTTTGGCAACACTGTCATTTGGAAGCCTGCAAATTTAACACCAGCCAGCGCGGTCGCATTGGCTGAAATCATCCATCGTCAAGGTATGCCAGAAGGTACGTTTAACCTGCTATTGGGTGGCGGATCGTCAGTCGGTGATGCGCTCATCAATTCTACAGACATCGACGCGGTTAGCTTTACGGGCTCTGTACCAACAGGTCGCAAAGTTGCTGCTGCGACGGCACCAAACTTTATCCGTTGTCAGCTTGAGATGGGCAGCAAAAACGCCTTGGTCATCGCTGACGATGCCGACTTGCAAGTTGCTATCGATGCAGCAGTGGCTGGTGCGTTTGGCGGTTCGGGGCAGAAATGTACGGCTTCTTCACGTCTCATTGTGATGGACGGTATTCATGATGCGTTTGTAGAGGGTGTGATTGCCAAAATGAAAACCTTGAAGGTTGGCCATGCGCTTGAAGACGATATTTTTATGGGGCCTGTCGTCGATGACAAGCAGCTGGCATCAAACATGGACTGGATCGAAAAAGCCAAGCAGTCTGGTGCCAATTTAGCCTTTGGTGGTGAGCGTTTAGAGATGCCGCATGACGGCTACTATATGTCGCCTACGTTGTTTACTGAGACGGATAACAGCTGGGATATCAACCAAGAAGAAGTGTTTGCCCCGCTGGCGTGTGTCTTGCGTGTCAAAAATCTAGAAGAGGCGATTGCGATGACCAATGATACGCGATTTGGTCTGACGGGCGGCATCATCACCCAGAGCTTACGTAGCAGTGCAATGTTCAAAGAGCAAGTACAAGCAGGCTGCGTCATGGTCAATCTGGCAACTGCGGGTACTGACTATCACGTGCCATTTGGTGGTCGTAAACAGTCAAGCTTTGGCCCGCGTGAGCAAGGTCAATATGCCAAAGAGTTCTATACCATCGTCAAGACCGCTTATCAAAAAGCGTACTAG
- a CDS encoding DUF6977 family protein has translation MEEVPNTIEQRPVFMPKVNSDNLVKTDMVMFERHVGFATRQKKKSINDLQQVIRKKYGFKNVLELSSKSGNKLSFPLSPFSLKITDEHDGNPYSVENAFQASMVFEDGGPYADLLTVAPRQARKDERLMTSGELIGYNYFGMEWGVEPLTTFYDWLYVNALKQNPQLHEEVIQYQGFTDITFNPKKSIHSAAYALALFVALHKRELLDNVEDPMAFYDLCNNFKISNTEHLLEEGWI, from the coding sequence ATGGAAGAAGTACCAAATACGATAGAACAAAGACCCGTATTCATGCCCAAAGTCAACAGTGACAATTTGGTAAAAACGGATATGGTTATGTTTGAGCGGCATGTGGGATTTGCGACCAGACAAAAGAAAAAATCCATCAATGACTTACAACAAGTCATTCGCAAAAAGTATGGATTTAAGAATGTGTTAGAGCTATCTAGTAAATCTGGTAATAAGCTAAGTTTTCCGCTAAGCCCGTTTAGCTTAAAAATTACCGATGAGCATGATGGCAATCCATATAGTGTCGAAAATGCTTTTCAAGCCAGTATGGTTTTTGAAGATGGTGGTCCTTATGCGGATTTGCTAACAGTAGCGCCAAGACAAGCCCGCAAAGATGAGCGATTGATGACCTCGGGCGAGCTCATTGGCTACAATTACTTTGGTATGGAATGGGGCGTAGAGCCGTTAACAACATTTTATGATTGGCTGTACGTGAATGCGCTCAAGCAAAACCCTCAGCTGCATGAGGAAGTAATTCAATATCAAGGGTTTACTGATATTACCTTTAATCCTAAAAAATCTATCCATAGTGCAGCGTATGCGTTGGCGCTGTTTGTGGCACTGCACAAACGAGAGTTGCTCGATAATGTGGAAGACCCAATGGCATTCTACGATTTATGCAATAATTTTAAAATCAGCAATACTGAGCACCTATTAGAAGAAGGTTGGATCTGA
- a CDS encoding RidA family protein, whose product MMTHSNKQAVKTSLYVSKAPLEWAITNNGTLYTAQIPIDENGDVVAGGIETQTRQTLDNLKHTLECANVGMDAVLQVMIYVTDRDHLKTVNQVYAEYFEAPYPNRAALVIAGLAREEMLVELVVYAAVP is encoded by the coding sequence ATGATGACTCACTCAAACAAACAGGCCGTTAAAACCTCGCTTTATGTGTCTAAAGCACCGTTGGAGTGGGCCATCACTAATAACGGAACCTTGTACACCGCGCAGATTCCTATTGATGAAAATGGTGATGTGGTTGCAGGTGGTATTGAAACGCAAACTCGCCAAACACTAGACAATCTTAAGCACACGCTAGAATGTGCCAATGTTGGCATGGATGCAGTTCTACAGGTAATGATCTACGTAACCGATCGCGACCATCTAAAAACTGTCAATCAAGTCTATGCCGAATATTTTGAAGCACCTTATCCAAATCGGGCAGCACTGGTAATAGCTGGACTGGCTCGTGAAGAGATGCTGGTTGAGCTGGTCGTATATGCCGCTGTGCCCTAA
- a CDS encoding LysR family transcriptional regulator: MKLQQLRHFLFVVEEGGFRAAADRANRSQAALSASIKELEKTLGQRLFEVGNKALLTPFGETCLPKIEQFISVYQALEDDLKASASGEKGKIRIASVPSLVTKLLPSVLVEYSKKYPDIEIVLIDDNSVGVANRLLAGEIDLALGNCTSIDQTNIDFTLLISDPIGVVCLQSNELNNQLNQSHGLKWQQLMAQPFIYNGTCRLLENTPAEALNRRARYTVENITSLFSLLRNDLGITTLPKLAFPANEPELVWIDLVDPSLNRQIGIFKLADKSISPPAQAFYDLCIAYVQENYWL, translated from the coding sequence ATGAAGCTACAGCAATTGCGTCATTTCTTATTTGTCGTGGAAGAAGGAGGGTTTCGTGCGGCGGCTGATCGTGCTAACCGTTCGCAAGCTGCTTTGTCAGCCTCGATAAAGGAATTAGAAAAAACCTTGGGACAGCGTTTATTTGAAGTAGGAAACAAAGCTCTACTCACGCCTTTCGGTGAAACCTGCTTACCAAAGATTGAGCAGTTTATTAGCGTTTATCAAGCGCTAGAAGATGACTTAAAAGCCTCTGCGTCCGGCGAAAAAGGTAAGATTAGGATTGCAAGCGTACCGTCGCTAGTGACTAAATTGTTACCTAGCGTATTGGTTGAATACTCAAAAAAATATCCTGACATTGAGATTGTACTGATAGATGATAACTCTGTCGGTGTGGCCAATCGATTGTTAGCCGGAGAAATTGATTTGGCACTAGGCAATTGCACCAGTATTGATCAAACGAATATAGATTTTACTTTACTCATATCAGACCCAATCGGCGTGGTCTGTCTGCAAAGTAATGAGCTAAACAACCAGTTAAATCAATCGCACGGGCTAAAATGGCAGCAACTCATGGCGCAGCCGTTTATTTATAATGGCACTTGCAGATTACTCGAAAACACGCCAGCCGAAGCGCTCAATCGCAGGGCAAGGTACACGGTAGAAAACATCACATCGCTGTTTTCTTTATTGCGTAATGATCTAGGTATCACTACTTTACCCAAGCTTGCCTTCCCTGCGAATGAGCCGGAACTCGTTTGGATAGATTTAGTTGACCCTTCTTTAAACCGGCAAATCGGTATCTTTAAACTTGCTGATAAATCTATCTCTCCCCCAGCTCAAGCATTTTATGATCTCTGTATCGCCTATGTCCAAGAGAACTATTGGCTATAA
- a CDS encoding DUF3726 domain-containing protein — protein sequence MIVSHNEIVAMVYKAFTGMHREVGEADVIATMVAELQMAGLDGVRHFNNASPYILTESDTPIDIIDQNAKAMHLDLHGSSLACHLPTIIDYALEKMGDSAHFYIYLQNCHNRWLAYSELVGLAAKGYACLAKWDNGSVPKHTLFTLNQGFVYPDLYFFDKAQSNYNTNDMVIEIATQNFDIEHDIQHFDRKISTDELFETHQRAWKEGIYVDDEQWAILKKTAAAILVENSEASSRGAGGV from the coding sequence ATGATCGTATCGCATAATGAAATCGTAGCAATGGTGTACAAAGCCTTTACTGGGATGCATCGAGAAGTTGGAGAAGCTGATGTAATCGCTACGATGGTTGCTGAATTGCAGATGGCAGGCTTGGATGGTGTCAGACACTTTAACAATGCCAGCCCTTATATTTTAACCGAGAGCGATACGCCAATTGATATCATCGATCAAAATGCTAAGGCAATGCATTTAGATTTGCACGGTAGTAGCTTGGCTTGCCATTTGCCGACGATCATCGATTACGCTCTTGAAAAAATGGGTGATTCAGCACATTTTTATATTTACTTGCAGAACTGTCATAACCGCTGGCTGGCTTATAGCGAGCTGGTAGGGCTGGCGGCCAAAGGCTATGCCTGTTTGGCTAAATGGGATAATGGCTCGGTGCCCAAGCATACGTTATTTACGTTGAATCAAGGGTTTGTCTATCCTGACCTTTACTTTTTTGACAAGGCACAGTCAAATTACAATACCAATGATATGGTTATTGAGATTGCGACTCAAAACTTCGATATCGAACATGATATCCAGCATTTCGATCGTAAAATATCGACAGACGAGCTGTTTGAAACCCATCAGCGCGCATGGAAAGAAGGCATCTATGTCGATGATGAACAGTGGGCGATACTCAAAAAAACGGCAGCGGCCATATTGGTTGAAAATAGTGAAGCATCCAGTCGCGGCGCGGGCGGAGTATAA
- a CDS encoding BCCT family transporter, translated as MADLKGFNQSEQGRSTPVNQGVSESEAATISTDTLGLKNPAFWYSGGFIVAFVLMAIFAEARLAKIVEVGFAWSVKIFGPFWQILLLATFVIALAVGAGRTGRVILGNLPVPEIDSFKWMAILFCTLLAGGGVFWAAAEPIAHFVSAPPLYGESADLQQRAFNALSQSFMHWGFLAWAIVGSLTAIVIMHLHYDKGLPLKPRTLLYPVFGERVLTGQTGAIIDACCIVAVAAGTIGPIGFLGLQTSYALNELFGIPDTFTTQLIIIVFAIALYTLSAISGLTRGMQLLSRFNVMLAFALMVFILLFGPTNFIINGYIQGVGTMIDNFVPMATFRGDEGWLSWWTVFFWGWFLGYGPMMAIFIARISRGRTIRQLITTVCIIAPLVTCFWFTVVGGSGLAFEIANPGSVSSAFEGFNLPGALLAVTQQLPFPLITSILFLILTTVFIVTTGDSMTYTISVVISGEREPNAMIRTFWGIMMGVTAIVLISLGSGGVTALQSFIVITAVPVSFVLLPSLWNGPQIAQKMAREQDLYRPNKVEVRHKISEEKLAKVATEKKISAEKSL; from the coding sequence ATGGCCGATTTAAAGGGATTTAATCAAAGTGAGCAAGGACGCTCAACTCCTGTTAATCAAGGAGTAAGTGAGTCCGAAGCCGCCACTATTTCTACCGACACATTAGGCCTTAAAAACCCCGCATTTTGGTACAGTGGCGGATTCATTGTAGCCTTTGTTTTGATGGCTATTTTTGCAGAAGCGCGCTTAGCAAAAATAGTCGAAGTGGGCTTCGCGTGGTCCGTCAAAATATTTGGACCTTTTTGGCAGATTTTGCTACTAGCTACTTTTGTCATTGCTTTAGCCGTCGGTGCTGGTCGTACAGGACGTGTGATTTTAGGCAATTTACCCGTACCTGAGATAGACAGTTTCAAATGGATGGCCATTCTTTTCTGCACACTATTGGCTGGTGGTGGTGTTTTTTGGGCTGCCGCCGAGCCCATCGCGCATTTTGTGTCAGCACCGCCTTTATACGGTGAGTCAGCCGATCTACAGCAGCGCGCTTTTAACGCCTTATCTCAATCATTTATGCATTGGGGGTTTTTGGCGTGGGCCATCGTTGGCAGTTTGACTGCGATTGTGATTATGCATTTGCACTATGACAAAGGCTTACCATTGAAGCCGCGTACGTTACTGTATCCAGTATTTGGTGAGCGTGTGCTGACCGGTCAAACAGGCGCAATCATCGATGCTTGCTGTATCGTGGCGGTTGCTGCCGGTACTATCGGTCCTATTGGTTTTTTAGGCTTGCAAACCAGCTATGCGCTGAATGAATTGTTCGGTATTCCCGATACGTTCACCACTCAGCTCATTATCATTGTCTTTGCTATCGCGCTCTATACGTTGTCTGCGATCAGTGGCCTGACACGCGGTATGCAGCTACTTAGCCGCTTTAACGTTATGTTGGCGTTTGCACTGATGGTCTTTATCTTACTCTTCGGACCGACCAATTTTATTATCAATGGTTATATCCAAGGTGTGGGTACGATGATTGACAACTTCGTTCCAATGGCGACCTTTCGCGGTGATGAAGGTTGGCTGAGCTGGTGGACGGTATTCTTTTGGGGTTGGTTCTTGGGTTATGGCCCGATGATGGCGATATTTATTGCTCGTATTTCACGTGGCCGTACTATTCGTCAATTGATTACCACCGTCTGTATTATTGCGCCGCTTGTGACGTGCTTTTGGTTCACCGTCGTTGGCGGCTCTGGTCTGGCTTTTGAGATTGCCAATCCAGGTAGTGTGAGTAGTGCCTTTGAGGGTTTTAACTTGCCAGGTGCGCTATTAGCCGTCACGCAGCAACTGCCATTTCCTTTGATCACCTCGATATTGTTCTTAATCTTAACCACGGTATTTATCGTTACCACGGGCGATTCGATGACTTATACCATCAGCGTGGTCATCAGTGGCGAGCGTGAACCAAACGCCATGATTCGTACCTTTTGGGGCATCATGATGGGTGTGACGGCGATTGTTTTAATCTCGCTTGGCTCAGGTGGCGTGACAGCATTGCAGTCCTTTATCGTCATTACGGCAGTGCCAGTTTCTTTCGTCCTGCTGCCTTCATTATGGAATGGTCCACAAATCGCACAAAAAATGGCACGAGAGCAAGACTTATATCGTCCTAACAAAGTAGAGGTAAGACACAAAATTAGTGAAGAGAAGCTCGCTAAAGTTGCTACAGAAAAGAAAATCTCTGCAGAAAAAAGCTTATAA
- the cueR gene encoding Cu(I)-responsive transcriptional regulator codes for MNIGQASKQSGISTKMIRYYEQVGLLETVNRSNSGYRLYSKDDIDDLCFLRHSRDLGFSSKQMKELLYLRKNANRQSADVKQLTQEHIETLNQKIAQLQEMVESLQNSFDHCAGDDNADCAILEDLGHGQ; via the coding sequence ATGAATATTGGTCAAGCATCAAAGCAATCAGGCATCTCTACCAAAATGATTCGCTACTATGAGCAGGTTGGCTTGCTAGAAACAGTCAATCGCTCGAACTCAGGTTATCGCTTGTATTCTAAAGACGATATCGACGACCTATGCTTTTTAAGACATTCTCGTGACTTGGGATTCTCATCCAAGCAAATGAAAGAGTTACTGTATCTGCGCAAGAATGCCAATCGTCAGAGTGCAGATGTTAAGCAACTGACACAAGAGCATATCGAAACGTTAAACCAAAAAATCGCGCAATTGCAGGAGATGGTCGAATCGCTACAGAACTCTTTTGATCATTGCGCAGGCGATGATAATGCAGATTGCGCTATCTTAGAGGATCTTGGGCACGGCCAATGA
- a CDS encoding TonB-dependent receptor, which produces MQHPSKSTAATLKLSVLAAALFQISSAYAHNGEDHSNHDDMPMAYLPAITVTAGASEANNLGTSATLHQNDINHQQAATSDTATILTKIPGINVQSAGGISNLPVIRGLADNRLRILVDGVDSIASCPNSMNSPLSYISPSAVEETTVYAGVTPVSVGGNSIGGTIVVESAEPTFSEDSNVVTSGEVGAFYRSNGNGYGANVETNIANDVLSLSYKGSYAKSDNYDAGGDFKTYTDASGSGQSLAKDEVGSTAFESQTQSVDVAYHNGDHLLQGTYLWQRVPEELYPNQRMDMLDNQLDRVNLRYKGELNWGQLEAQAYHEDVEHYMNFGKDKQFLYGNAAGMPMYTDSETIGANLKGIVDLTDQSTVTLGAEYQDYTLDDLWPASGTGMMGPDDFENINNGQRTRIGVYGEWEKQVAPKWTTQLGARYENVRTSADEVSGYNSMMMTNQGRDSAIFNASDRSTTDNNVDATAIARYDMSDNSSIEFGASHKERTPSLYERYTWSTWGMASIMNNTVGDGNGYFGDPDLKPEKSNTLSMTFDWRGADDNWGIKATPYYSHIDDYVDAVQWDSANNTAATTQTSDQYNVMRYTNQDARIYGIDITADRDLPSNAWGDWGLAGSLSYTNGKNKDTGSHLYNIMPLNASIALNHENNNWKNQVEMVAVAAKNKVSTPRNEVKTAGDGLLNLSTGYQWDAVSVEAGIDNVLDKNYALPLGGSYMGQGRTMGINNELTTGSNWGTTVPGAGRSFYMGVNYKF; this is translated from the coding sequence ATGCAACATCCATCAAAAAGTACGGCAGCTACACTAAAACTTAGTGTTTTGGCAGCGGCCTTGTTTCAAATCAGTAGCGCATATGCGCACAACGGTGAAGACCATTCTAATCATGACGATATGCCCATGGCTTACCTGCCAGCTATTACCGTGACGGCAGGCGCATCAGAAGCCAATAATCTCGGTACCTCTGCGACACTTCATCAAAATGATATCAACCACCAACAAGCAGCAACCAGCGATACCGCAACCATATTGACCAAAATTCCAGGTATCAATGTGCAAAGTGCTGGCGGCATCTCAAACCTACCAGTAATTAGAGGTTTGGCAGATAACCGTCTGCGTATCTTGGTAGATGGTGTAGACTCAATCGCCTCTTGCCCAAACAGCATGAACTCACCTTTATCTTATATCTCACCGAGCGCGGTTGAAGAAACCACTGTTTATGCAGGTGTCACACCCGTGAGTGTCGGTGGCAATAGTATTGGTGGCACCATCGTCGTTGAATCAGCAGAGCCAACGTTTTCAGAAGACAGTAATGTCGTTACCTCAGGCGAAGTTGGTGCGTTCTATCGCAGCAATGGCAACGGCTACGGCGCAAACGTTGAAACCAACATAGCTAATGACGTACTAAGCCTGTCGTATAAAGGCAGCTATGCAAAGTCAGACAACTACGATGCTGGTGGTGACTTTAAAACTTATACTGATGCAAGTGGCAGCGGTCAAAGTTTGGCGAAAGATGAAGTTGGCTCGACTGCTTTTGAAAGCCAGACTCAGTCTGTAGATGTGGCTTATCACAATGGTGATCATCTGCTGCAAGGTACTTATCTATGGCAACGTGTACCAGAAGAGCTATATCCAAACCAGCGTATGGACATGCTAGACAACCAGCTCGACAGAGTGAACCTGCGCTATAAAGGTGAGTTAAACTGGGGTCAGTTAGAAGCACAGGCTTACCATGAAGACGTCGAACACTATATGAACTTTGGTAAGGACAAACAGTTCTTATATGGCAACGCTGCTGGCATGCCGATGTATACTGACAGTGAAACCATCGGTGCTAACCTTAAGGGTATCGTTGATTTAACTGACCAAAGTACGGTGACCCTAGGCGCTGAGTATCAAGACTATACACTCGATGACTTATGGCCCGCCTCTGGTACTGGTATGATGGGGCCTGATGATTTTGAAAACATAAATAACGGGCAACGTACACGCATTGGTGTCTATGGTGAATGGGAAAAGCAAGTAGCTCCAAAATGGACCACACAGTTGGGTGCTCGTTACGAAAACGTACGCACCAGTGCTGATGAGGTCAGTGGTTATAACTCAATGATGATGACCAACCAAGGCCGCGATAGCGCCATCTTTAATGCCAGTGACCGTAGCACCACTGACAATAATGTCGACGCCACTGCCATTGCCCGCTACGATATGAGCGACAACAGCTCTATCGAATTTGGGGCTTCACACAAAGAGCGCACTCCTAGCCTATACGAGCGTTATACATGGTCGACATGGGGCATGGCCTCTATCATGAATAACACTGTGGGTGATGGTAATGGCTATTTCGGTGATCCTGATCTAAAACCTGAAAAATCCAATACGCTATCCATGACATTTGACTGGCGCGGTGCTGATGATAACTGGGGCATAAAAGCAACGCCTTATTACTCGCACATCGATGATTACGTTGATGCCGTACAGTGGGATTCAGCAAACAATACCGCTGCAACCACTCAAACCAGCGACCAATATAACGTGATGCGTTATACCAACCAAGATGCCAGAATATACGGTATCGACATCACAGCTGACCGCGACTTACCCTCTAATGCTTGGGGTGATTGGGGACTGGCTGGATCACTGAGCTACACCAACGGCAAAAATAAAGATACAGGTTCTCATCTTTACAATATCATGCCACTCAATGCCAGCATTGCGCTCAATCATGAAAACAATAACTGGAAAAACCAAGTTGAAATGGTTGCTGTAGCCGCTAAAAATAAAGTATCAACGCCGCGTAATGAGGTTAAAACAGCGGGTGACGGTTTATTGAACCTGAGCACTGGCTATCAATGGGATGCGGTTAGCGTTGAGGCAGGTATTGATAATGTGTTGGACAAAAACTACGCATTGCCACTGGGCGGGTCTTATATGGGTCAAGGCAGAACCATGGGTATCAATAACGAGCTAACTACCGGATCCAACTGGGGCACTACCGTACCTGGTGCAGGTCGCTCGTTTTACATGGGCGTGAACTACAAGTTCTAA
- a CDS encoding DUF2946 family protein: MLSKHLNFVRRYSLLSPAMMWTAMLLACFAWLLHTTPLLTPLWSNNASLGHGICIELAPVVSASHDHSMHSQHRANASMLTHSEAAAQSAVTNTTTSKPNTHQHGSCDICTSMSAVITPFIIEPPEFQPIEITTIIATIPSTIEFYYATDFLRPFSRAPPFVLIA, translated from the coding sequence ATGCTCTCAAAGCATCTTAATTTTGTACGGCGCTATTCATTGCTATCACCCGCAATGATGTGGACAGCTATGCTGTTAGCATGTTTCGCATGGCTGTTACATACCACTCCATTGTTAACCCCTTTATGGAGTAACAACGCCAGTTTGGGTCACGGCATCTGTATTGAGCTTGCACCTGTTGTATCTGCTTCTCATGATCACAGTATGCATTCGCAGCATCGTGCAAATGCATCGATGCTGACACACTCAGAGGCAGCAGCGCAATCAGCAGTAACCAACACAACGACCTCCAAACCCAACACTCATCAACACGGTAGCTGTGACATATGTACCTCCATGTCAGCAGTGATTACTCCGTTTATCATCGAACCACCTGAATTTCAGCCCATAGAAATCACTACTATCATAGCGACGATACCGTCGACGATAGAGTTTTATTATGCAACTGACTTCTTACGACCCTTCTCCCGCGCTCCTCCATTTGTCCTGATTGCTTAA